A window from Telopea speciosissima isolate NSW1024214 ecotype Mountain lineage chromosome 8, Tspe_v1, whole genome shotgun sequence encodes these proteins:
- the LOC122672639 gene encoding molybdate transporter 2-like: protein MESPHQTASPILPGRWRRYLPRFSCATSFRLKTSFWSELGGSVGDLGTYIPIVLALTLVNQLDLGTTLIFTALYNIITGFLFGIPMPVQPMKSIAAVAISESQTHLTVPQIMAAGISTASVLLLLGATGLMSFFYRFIPLPVVRGVQLSQGLSFAFSAIKYIRYNQDFATSKSGSARSWLGLDGLILALSALLFVVLTTGSGDSIDESEPQSLLESREPHRRRRPVRRIRILSAIPSAILVFLLGLILCFVRNPSIVKDLKFGPSKIHVVKISWDDWKTGFVRAAIPQIPLSVLNSVIAVCKLSADLFPEKEVSATAVSVSVGVMNLVGCWFGAMPVCHGAGGLAGQYRFGGRSGASVLFLGIGKLILGLVFGNSFVKILGEFPIGLLGVLLLFSGIELAMASKDMNTKEESFVMLLCAAVSMTGSSAALGFGCGIVLFLLLKLRELNCFSSSLNKSIDSNDIDSNLLH from the coding sequence atGGAGTCACCACACCAGACTGCCTCCCCGATCCTCCCAGGGAGGTGGCGCCGCTATCTTCCCCGCTTCTCTTGCGCCACCAGTTTCCGCCTCAAGACTTCATTCTGGTCCGAACTCGGTGGCTCCGTGGGTGACCTGGGCACCTATATCCCAATCGTCCTTGCTCTCACACTGGTCAACCAACTGGATCTGGGCACCACACTCATCTTCACAGCCCTCTATAACATCATCACAGGATTCCTCTTTGGTATTCCCATGCCTGTCCAGCCCATGAAATCCATCGCTGCAGTCGCCATCTCCGAGTCCCAAACCCACCTCACCGTTCCCCAAATCATGGCCGCTGGTATCTCCACCGCCTcagtcctcctcctcctcggagCCACCGGCCTAATGTCCTTCTTCTACCGCTTCATCCCTTTACCCGTCGTTCGCGGTGTTCAGCTTTCCCAAGGTCTCTCCTTTGCCTTCTCAGCCATCAAATACATCCGTTACAATCAAGACTTCGCAACTTCTAAATCGGGCTCTGCTCGCTCCTGGCTCGGCCTAGATGGGCTTATCCTTGCCCTCTCCGCGCTCCTATTCGTTGTCCTTACAACGGGTTCTGGAGATTCCATCGATGAATCTGAACCTCAATCTCTGCTTGAATCGAGAGAACCCCATCGTCGCCGTCGTCCGGTTCGAAGGATTCGTATCTTATCGGCAATTCCATCTGCGATTCTGGTATTCCTCCTGGGTCTAATTCTCTGTTTCGTTCGTAACCCTTCCATTGTTAAGGATCTCAAGTTCGGCCCTTCGAAGATACATGTGGTCAAGATCTCGTGGGACGACTGGAAAACCGGATTCGTTCGAGCTGCAATCCCTCAGATTCCTCTCTCTGTTCTCAACTCTGTGATTGCAGTTTGTAAATTATCAGCCGACCTATTTCCTGAGAAGGAGGTGTCGGCCACGGCAGTTTCAGTAAGTGTGGGAGTCATGAACTTAGTGGGTTGCTGGTTCGGTGCAATGCCTGTCTGCCATGGCGCAGGTGGGTTAGCAGGGCAGTACCGTTTCGGGGGACGAAGTGGTGCTTCGGTGCTGTTTCTGGGAATAGGGAAACTGATTTTGGGGCTTGTTTTTGGGAACTCGTTTGTGAAGATATTGGGTGAGTTTCCaattgggttattgggggtTCTCTTGCTCTTCTCTGGAATTGAATTGGCAATGGCTTCCAAGGACATGAATACCAAGGAAGAGTCTTTCGTAATGCTGCTTTGTGCTGCTGTGTCGATGACTGGTTCAAGTGCTGCTTTGGGTTTCGGCTGTGGGATTGTTCTGTTTTTGCTGCTGAAGCTCAGGGAATTGAATTGTTTCTCTTCAAGCCTCAACAAATCCATAGATTCTAATGATATTGATTCTAATCTCCTTCATTAG